In a genomic window of Cyanobacterium sp. T60_A2020_053:
- the groES gene encoding co-chaperone GroES, translated as MAAITINVSTVKPLGDRVFVKVSEAEEKTAGGIYLPDNAKEKPQVGEVVTVGDGKVNDKGERTPVEVKVGDKVLYSKYAGTDIKLGSDDYVLLSEKDILAVVS; from the coding sequence ATGGCAGCAATTACCATTAACGTATCCACCGTAAAACCATTAGGTGATCGTGTATTCGTCAAAGTTAGCGAAGCAGAAGAAAAAACTGCTGGTGGTATCTATTTACCTGATAATGCTAAAGAAAAACCCCAAGTTGGTGAAGTAGTCACCGTAGGCGATGGTAAAGTAAATGATAAAGGAGAGCGCACTCCTGTAGAAGTAAAAGTTGGTGATAAAGTTCTCTACTCTAAATATGCTGGAACTGACATCAAATTAGGTAGCGATGACTATGTTTTACTCTCCGAAAAAGACATTCTCGCTGTAGTTTCCTAG
- the groL gene encoding chaperonin GroEL (60 kDa chaperone family; promotes refolding of misfolded polypeptides especially under stressful conditions; forms two stacked rings of heptamers to form a barrel-shaped 14mer; ends can be capped by GroES; misfolded proteins enter the barrel where they are refolded when GroES binds): MAKSIIYNEEARRALEKGIDLLAEAVAVTLGPKGRNVVLEKKFGAPQIVNDGVTIAKEIELEDHIENTGVALIRQAASKTNDVAGDGTTTATVLAHAIVKEGLRNVAAGANPIALKRGIDKATEYLVVKIAEHAKKVEDSKSIAQVGSISAGNDTEVGDMIAQAMEKVGQEGVISLEEGKSMETELEITEGMRFDKGYISPYFVTDTERMEAVLEDPFILITDKKITLVQDLVPVLEQVARQGKPLLIIAEDIEKEALATLVVNRLRGVLNVAAVKAPGFGDRRKQMLEDIAVLTGGQMISEDAGLKLDTTTVDQLGTARRLTITKDSTTIVAEGNEKDVKTRCDQIRRQIDESDSSYDKEKLQERLAKLSGGVAVIKVGAATETEMKDRKLRLEDAINATKAAVEEGIVPGGGTTLAHLAPELESWATANLEAEQLTGALIVARALTAPLKRIAENAGQNGAVVAERVKEKNFNTGYDAANNEYVDMLAAGIVDPAKVTRSAIQNASSIAGMVLTTECIVVDKPEKDKGQAPAGGGDFDY; this comes from the coding sequence ATGGCAAAATCTATCATTTACAACGAAGAAGCGCGCCGCGCCCTCGAAAAAGGTATCGACTTATTAGCTGAAGCTGTAGCCGTAACCCTTGGTCCTAAAGGACGTAATGTTGTTTTAGAAAAAAAATTCGGCGCCCCTCAAATCGTCAATGACGGTGTAACTATCGCCAAAGAAATCGAATTAGAAGACCACATCGAAAATACTGGAGTTGCTTTGATTCGTCAAGCCGCTTCTAAAACCAACGATGTAGCCGGTGACGGTACAACCACCGCAACGGTTTTAGCCCATGCTATCGTCAAAGAAGGTTTACGCAATGTGGCGGCGGGCGCTAATCCTATCGCTCTTAAACGTGGTATTGATAAGGCTACTGAGTATTTAGTAGTTAAAATTGCCGAACACGCCAAAAAAGTAGAAGATAGCAAATCTATTGCCCAAGTGGGTTCTATTTCTGCGGGTAATGATACCGAAGTGGGTGATATGATTGCCCAAGCGATGGAGAAAGTCGGTCAAGAAGGCGTAATTTCCCTCGAAGAAGGTAAATCTATGGAAACTGAATTGGAAATTACCGAAGGTATGCGTTTTGACAAGGGTTATATTTCCCCTTACTTCGTTACCGATACCGAACGCATGGAAGCGGTTTTAGAAGACCCTTTCATCCTTATTACCGATAAGAAAATCACCTTAGTACAAGACTTAGTACCTGTTTTAGAACAAGTTGCCCGTCAAGGTAAACCGTTATTAATCATCGCTGAAGACATCGAAAAAGAAGCCCTTGCTACTTTAGTTGTTAACCGTCTTCGTGGTGTGTTAAACGTAGCTGCCGTGAAAGCTCCCGGTTTTGGTGATCGCCGTAAGCAAATGTTAGAAGACATTGCCGTGTTAACTGGTGGTCAAATGATTAGCGAAGATGCTGGTTTAAAATTAGATACCACCACCGTTGACCAATTAGGTACTGCTCGTCGTTTAACCATTACCAAAGATAGCACTACTATCGTGGCTGAAGGTAACGAAAAAGACGTTAAAACCCGTTGCGATCAAATTCGCCGTCAAATTGATGAATCCGATTCTTCCTACGACAAGGAAAAACTACAAGAGCGTTTAGCAAAATTAAGCGGTGGTGTAGCTGTGATCAAAGTAGGCGCTGCTACGGAAACTGAAATGAAAGATCGTAAGCTCCGTTTAGAAGACGCTATCAACGCTACTAAAGCGGCCGTAGAAGAAGGTATTGTCCCCGGTGGTGGTACTACCTTAGCGCACCTCGCCCCTGAGTTAGAATCTTGGGCTACCGCTAACCTTGAAGCTGAACAGTTGACGGGCGCTTTGATTGTGGCGCGCGCTTTAACCGCACCTTTAAAACGTATTGCGGAAAATGCTGGTCAAAACGGCGCCGTTGTAGCAGAAAGAGTTAAAGAAAAAAACTTTAACACCGGTTATGATGCAGCTAACAACGAATATGTTGATATGTTAGCGGCTGGTATCGTTGATCCTGCTAAAGTTACTCGCTCTGCCATCCAAAACGCTTCTTCCATCGCTGGAATGGTATTAACTACTGAGTGTATTGTAGTTGATAAACCTGAAAAAGATAAAGGTCAAGCCCCTGCTGGTGGCGGTGACTTTGATTATTAA
- a CDS encoding AAA family ATPase, with product MVKIFSPKQQNPNFLSNKLIGIDEQKKTLEAFCQFVWSQDWQEQSKTLHFMSTILLYGPPGTGKTSLLKEIANNFEINGIKYYRESLDLLVDKELGETSKAIKELFDQIIEQGKCGKKVFLQLDDIDSVLSSRFMSNESSGVRRGVNTFLIQLDELLQIEFEYTPIIAATTNMFSNLDSAIKRRFSLKIKVDPILNRMQLEDLLSPIEKIIGSQLQINYDLIESITKEKKLTPYDIILVMQKLFLNSLIGNEIKFQQFTDELNSSESSKVSFEKQEQAYSLLQ from the coding sequence GTGGTCAAAATTTTTTCTCCAAAACAGCAAAATCCGAATTTTTTATCAAATAAACTCATTGGTATAGACGAACAAAAAAAAACATTAGAAGCATTTTGTCAATTTGTTTGGTCACAAGATTGGCAAGAACAATCTAAAACACTTCATTTTATGTCAACTATCCTATTATATGGTCCTCCTGGTACTGGAAAAACCTCATTGTTAAAAGAAATTGCCAACAATTTTGAAATAAATGGTATTAAATATTATCGAGAAAGTTTAGACCTTTTAGTTGACAAAGAGTTGGGGGAAACATCAAAAGCAATTAAAGAGTTATTTGACCAAATTATTGAACAGGGAAAATGTGGAAAAAAAGTATTTTTACAGTTAGATGATATAGATTCCGTGTTATCTTCCCGTTTTATGAGTAATGAATCATCAGGAGTGAGACGAGGAGTCAATACATTCTTAATACAACTCGATGAATTATTACAAATAGAATTTGAATATACGCCTATAATTGCGGCTACAACAAATATGTTTTCAAATTTAGATTCAGCTATTAAAAGGAGATTTTCCTTAAAGATTAAAGTTGATCCTATTTTAAATAGAATGCAACTTGAGGATTTGTTAAGTCCTATTGAAAAAATAATTGGTAGTCAATTACAAATTAATTATGATTTAATAGAAAGTATTACTAAAGAAAAAAAACTTACTCCCTATGATATTATATTAGTTATGCAAAAGTTATTTTTAAATAGCTTAATTGGAAATGAAATTAAATTTCAACAGTTTACTGATGAATTAAATAGTTCTGAATCTTCAAAAGTCTCTTTTGAAAAACAAGAACAGGCTTATTCTTTACTTCAATAA